One part of the Streptomyces ferrugineus genome encodes these proteins:
- a CDS encoding MFS transporter has protein sequence MLRLAAASLAGTAIEFYDFFVYGTAAALVLGPLFFPTFSPVAGTLAAFATFGVGFVARPLGSVLFGHIGDRHGRRPVLVASLLLTGASTVAVGCVPTYGAIGVAAPLLLLVLRFLQGLGLGGEWGGAVLLTVEHAPAGRRGLWSSFPQVGPALGFLLANGVVLGLSDTQFAAWGWRVPFWAAGVLAMVGLWLRSSLAESPRFLELDDHARVPLAEVVRDHWRLVLLTAGALSIGYAIFYTVTTWSLAYATERLGVNRGIMLTCIMCAVVVKGSLTPLVAILGDRYGRRPLCLIGCFASALWMFPMITLLATAEPLLMFLGFLGAMIAFITMFAVIAAYLPELYEPRVRCTGAAVGYNLGGVLGGALTPIVATALAEQGGRVPWGVGAYLTGVALFSLGCFALLPETRPVAAVAAEPATG, from the coding sequence ATGCTGCGGCTCGCCGCCGCCTCGCTCGCCGGGACGGCCATCGAGTTCTACGACTTCTTCGTCTACGGGACTGCGGCCGCGCTGGTTCTGGGACCCCTGTTCTTCCCGACGTTCTCGCCGGTGGCGGGGACCCTGGCCGCCTTCGCGACGTTCGGAGTGGGTTTTGTGGCGCGGCCCCTGGGGTCGGTGCTGTTCGGGCACATCGGGGACCGGCACGGACGCCGGCCGGTCCTCGTCGCCTCGCTGTTGCTGACCGGTGCCTCCACGGTCGCGGTCGGCTGCGTACCGACGTACGGGGCGATCGGTGTGGCCGCTCCCCTGCTGCTGCTCGTGCTGCGTTTCCTTCAGGGGCTCGGGCTCGGCGGCGAGTGGGGCGGGGCCGTGCTGCTGACGGTGGAGCACGCGCCCGCCGGGCGGCGCGGTCTGTGGTCGAGCTTTCCGCAGGTCGGGCCCGCGCTGGGCTTCCTGCTCGCCAACGGTGTGGTGCTGGGGCTGTCCGACACGCAGTTCGCCGCATGGGGATGGCGGGTGCCGTTCTGGGCGGCGGGTGTGCTCGCGATGGTGGGGCTGTGGCTGCGGTCGTCGCTCGCCGAGAGTCCGCGGTTCCTCGAACTCGACGACCACGCGCGCGTGCCGCTCGCCGAGGTGGTACGCGACCACTGGCGGCTGGTGCTGCTGACCGCCGGGGCGCTGTCGATCGGATACGCGATCTTCTACACGGTGACGACCTGGTCCCTCGCCTACGCCACGGAACGACTCGGGGTGAACCGCGGCATCATGCTGACCTGCATCATGTGCGCGGTGGTCGTCAAGGGCTCGCTCACACCGCTGGTGGCGATCCTCGGTGACCGGTACGGGCGGCGGCCCCTGTGCCTGATCGGGTGCTTCGCCTCCGCCCTGTGGATGTTCCCGATGATCACGCTCCTCGCCACGGCGGAGCCGCTGCTGATGTTCCTCGGATTCCTCGGGGCGATGATCGCGTTCATCACGATGTTCGCCGTGATCGCCGCGTATCTGCCGGAGTTGTACGAGCCCCGGGTCCGCTGCACGGGCGCCGCGGTGGGCTACAACCTCGGCGGTGTCCTCGGGGGCGCGCTCACCCCGATCGTGGCGACGGCGCTGGCCGAGCAGGGCGGCCGGGTGCCCTGGGGCGTGGGGGCGTATCTGACGGGGGTCGCGCTGTTCAGTCTGGGGTGCTTCGCGCTGCTGCCCGAAACTCGTCCGGTGGCTGCCGTGGCGGCGGAGCCCGCCACCGGGTGA
- the aroQ gene encoding type II 3-dehydroquinate dehydratase, translating into MPRTLANAPIMILNGPNLNLLGQRQPEIYGSETLADVEALCAKAAAAHGGTVDFRQSNHEGELVDWIHEARLNHCGIVINPGAYSHTSVAILDALNTCDGLPVLEVHISNIHKRESFRHHSYVSLRADGVIAGCGVQGYAFGVERVAALAGAGQAET; encoded by the coding sequence GTGCCTCGCACCCTGGCCAACGCCCCGATCATGATCCTCAACGGCCCCAACCTGAACCTGCTCGGCCAGCGCCAGCCGGAGATCTACGGCTCCGAGACCCTGGCTGACGTCGAGGCCCTGTGCGCCAAGGCGGCGGCCGCGCACGGCGGCACGGTCGACTTCCGGCAGTCCAATCACGAGGGCGAGCTGGTCGACTGGATCCACGAGGCGCGGCTGAACCACTGCGGGATCGTGATCAACCCCGGTGCCTACTCGCACACCTCCGTGGCGATCCTGGATGCGCTCAACACCTGTGACGGCCTTCCGGTGTTGGAGGTCCACATCTCCAACATCCACAAGCGTGAGTCGTTCCGGCACCACTCGTACGTCTCGCTGCGCGCCGACGGGGTCATCGCGGGGTGCGGCGTGCAGGGGTACGCGTTCGGGGTGGAGCGGGTCGCGGCGCTGGCGGGGGCGGGGCAGGCGGAGACCTGA